A genome region from Acipenser ruthenus chromosome 29, fAciRut3.2 maternal haplotype, whole genome shotgun sequence includes the following:
- the rtel1 gene encoding regulator of telomere elongation helicase 1 isoform X2, with protein sequence MPTIELNGITVDFPFTPYPCQEDYMSKVITCLQNRVNGVLESPTGTGKTLCLLCSTLAWRDHFKDTISARKISEKMGGAELFPDRPMSSWGNSATDGETSAYYTDIPKIIYASRTHSQLTQVINELKNTSYRPKMCVLGSREQLCINPEVMKQTSNHVKIHSCRAKVTSRSCVYYNNVEDKSTEKELVNTILDVEDLVKNGNKHRVCPYYLSRSLKQQADVIFMPYNYLLDPKSRRAHNIELKGAVVIFDEAHNVEKTCEESASFDLTPYDIATAIEAVNRVLSEQARKVGQSDEEFHMEAAVSGLKMDVVDIAKIKMILLDLEAAIDSIDLPANGKGVTKPGSFIFELFKKAQLTFETKSSVLEAVEMITGFLAGSDGIFINTLGLQKLSDIIQIVFSSDPPDGNIALALEQNIGKHYKVHIQPDNSNQKKKQNTDIWSASATKKQGKVLSYWCFSPGFSMNELVRQGVRSIILTSGTLSPLSSFTSEMQIEFPVTLENPHVIDKHQIFVGIVPKGPDGIQLSSAFDKRFTPDYMASLGKTVTNVGRVVPHGLLVFFSSYPVMDKTIEYWKDNGHSSRIEDIKPMFVEPRNKGAFTEVMDGYYAKVSDPKTNGASFFAVCRGKASEGLDFSDTNGRAVIITGLPFPPRMDPKVILKMQFLDEMRRKATGGVKFLSGQEWYRQQASRAVNQAIGRVIRHRQDFGAIFLCDHRFMNTDARAQLPSWVRPFVKVYDNFGHIIRDVSQFFRVAQKIMPPLKSKFSANCGAVCSAEDASSGCSSSGGSFSSGGNSFVRKAKMLDSHVPSLKKRRLDGGLHSDGDGMASLCIEYETDMDSVRRKPVGLLDALEHNDKKPGQETEKLVGEEKAGRLSTLSLQHDKRMEDEQRGSRKKIKLVHDWKKNEVPASEQTKAEKAKLFMAAVRKSLSQANSDHFTQAMQKYKKTDDFEAMLADLASLFTGDPNKHCLLRDFYQFVRPHHKKQFDEACCELTGEGCGYKPEHSLSKEEKEKLMQTAEKKTKTEIPTASANTFISAASSSSQLNTSQQLNKGGSHLNTEKLTRVESHLPVQLVSKEKNMSAPQKLYLEVYLEDVKRALGPTKYKQFYKAIQTYKRTDNYDNMVSETVGLFTEKPEDFQLLRRFSMFVRPYHKQQFIQMSKELTGTVEETRQDQQKGKPSCQDDSSAHPGTSCDQSVSKTGEAVKAQSKISSFFLKGDNTK encoded by the exons ATGCCGACCATCGAGCTCAATGGCATCACCGTGGACTTTCCGTTTACACCATATCCATGCCAAGAAGATTATATGTCCAAGGTGATTACGTGTCTACAGAAT AGAGTAAATGGGGTGCTTGAGAGCCCCACGGGCACGGGGAAGACCCTGTGTCTGCTGTGTTCCACGCTGGCCTGGAGAGATCATTTTAAAGACACCATTTCTGCAAGGAAGATATCCGAGAAGATGGGCGGGGCGGAGCTTTTTCCTGACAGACCGATGTCCTCTTGGGGCAACTCTGCCACAGACGGAGAAACGTCAG cGTATTACACAGATATCCCGAAGATAATCTATGCCTCCAGGACACATTCACAGCTTACGCAGGTCATTAATGAGCTAAAGAACACCTCTTACAG GCCTAAAATGTGTGTGCTGGGATCAAGAGAGCAGCTCTGTATCAACCCTGAGGTGATGAAACAGACGAGTAATCACGTGAAG ATCCACTCGTGCAGAGCGAAGGTGACGTCTCGCTCCTGTGTATACTATAACAATGTTGAAG acaaAAGCACAGAGAAAGAACTTGTGAACACAATTTTGGATGTGGAAGATTTAGTGAAAAATGGCAACAAGCACAG AGTTTGCCCATACTATTTGTCTCGGTCACTGAAGCAGCAAGCAGACGTTATCTTTATGCCCTATAACTATCTGCTAGATCCAAag AGTCGAAGAGCGCACAACATTGAGCTGAAGGGAGCTGTGGTCATTTTTGATGAAGCCCACAATGTG GAGAAGACGTGCGAGGAGTCTGCCTCGTTCGACCTGACTCCTTATGACATCGCAACAGCAATCGAAGCTGTGAACCGAGTGCTTTCAGAACAGGCCAGGAAGGTCGGGCAGAGTGATGAAGAGTTTCACATGGAAGCGGCTGTCTCAG GACTGAAAATGGATGTCGTTGATATAGCTAAAATCAAAA TGATTCTTCTGGATCTTGAAGCTGCCATTGACTCAATTGATCTACCTGCAAATGGCAAAGGAGTAACTAAACCAGGAAG cttTATATTTGAGCTTTTTAAAAAGGCGCAGCTGACATTTGAAACAAAATCTAGTGTCCTGGAAGCTGTGGAGATGATAACTGGGTTTCTGGCAGGAA gcgatggcatttttataaacacattggGATTACAAAAGCTCTCGGATATTATTCAG ATTGTTTTCAGCAGTGATCCACCAGATGGCAATATTGCTCTTGCCCTGGAGCAGAACATTGGAAAGCATTATAAG GTACATATCCAACCAGATAACAGCAAtcagaaaaagaaacagaatacTGATATATGGTCAGCATCTGCAACAAAAAAGCAAG ggAAAGTATTGAGTTACTGGTGCTTCTCCCCTGGATTTAGCATGAATGAGCTGGTACGCCAAGGAGTACGATCCATCATCCTGACAAGCGGAACCCTCTCCCCACTCTCCTCTTTCACATCCGAAATGCAGAT TGAGTTTCCTGTTACCCTGGAAAACCCCCATGTGATTGATAAACATCAGATCTTTGTAGGAATTGTCCCTAAAGGGCCAGATGGGATCCAGCTGAGTTCAGCGTTTGACAAAAG GTTTACACCTGATTACATGGCATCTCTGGGAAAGACTGTCA CTAATGTTGGACGTGTGGTACCGCATGGGTTATTGGTTTTCTTTTCTTCCTACCCTGTCATGGATAAAACTATTGAGTACTGGAAG GATAATGGGCACAGTAGCCGAATAGAAGACATAAAGCCCATGTTTGTGGAACCAAGAAATAAAGGAGCCTTCACAGAG GTTATGGACGGTTATTATGCAAAGGTCAGTGATCCAAAAACAAATGGAGCAAGCTTCTTTGCAGTGTGCAGAGGAAAG GCTAGTGAAGGGCTGGATTTCTCAGACACAAATGGCAGGGCGGTCATCATCACAGGTCTACCGTTTCCCCCTAGAATGGACCCCAAAGTTATTTTAAAGATGCAGTTTCTGGATGAAATGCGAAGGAAAGCAACTGGTGGAGTAAAG TTTTTATCAGGGCAGGAATGGTACAGACAACAGGCCTCTCGAGCTGTGAATCAGGCCATAGGCAGAGTCATCAGGCATCGACAGGATTTTGGAGCAATATTTCTCTGTGATCACAG gtttatgAATACCGATGCTAGAGCACAGCTGCCATCGTGGGTCCGTCCCTTTGTAAAAGTGTATGACAACTTTGGGCACATAATCCGTGATGTGTCCCAATTTTTCAGAGTTGCTCAGAAAATC ATGCCACCCCTCAAGAGCAAGTTTTCAGCCAACTGTGGTGCAGTTTGTTCAGCTGAAGATGCATCCAGTGGCTGCTCGTCGTCTGGTGGCTCATTCTCATCTGGTGGGAATTCTTTTGTGAGGAAAGCCAAGATGTTGGATTCCCACGTGCCAAGTCTTAAAAAAAGACGGCTAG ATGGTGGTTTGCACTCCGACGGGGATGGCATGGCAAGTCTTTGTATCGAGTATGAAACTGATATGGATTCGGTGCGAAGGAAGCCAGTGGGTCTGCTGGATGCTCTGGAGCACAATGATAAAAAGCCAGGGCAAGAGACGGAAAAACTTGTAGGGGAAGAAAag GCTGGGCGTCTGTCAACATTGTCTCTGCAACATGACAAGCGCATGGAGGATGAGCAGCGGGGAAGCAGAAAGAAAATTAAACTGGTCCATGATTGG aagaagaatGAAGTGCCAGCCTCTGAGCAGACCAAAGCTGAAAAGGCCAAGCTTTTCATGGCTGCAGTAAGGAAGTCGCTGAGTCAGGCGAATTCTGATCACTTCACACAGGCAATGCAGAAATACAAGAAAACTGATGACTTTGAAGCCATGCTGGCTGACCTGGCCTCTCTCTTCACTGGGGATCCAAATAAGCATTGCTTATTAAGAG ATTTTTATCAGTTTGTTCGTCCGCATCACAAAAAGCAGTTTGATGAGGCCTGTTGTGAACTGACTGGGGAGGGATGTGGCTATAAACCTGAACACTCTTTGTCCAAGGAGGAGAAAGAGAAATTAATGCAAACAGCAG aaaaaaagacaaagacaGAGATACCTACTGCCTCTGCGAATACATTCATTTCTGCAGCGAGTTCATCCTCGCAGTTAAACACAAGTCAGCAACTAAACAAGGGGGGCTCCCACCTCAACACTGAAAAGTTAACCAGAG TGGAATCCCACTTGCCAGTTCAGTTGGTTTCCAAGGAGAAGAATATGTCTGCACCACAGAAGCTATATCTTGAAGTGTACCTTGAGGATGTGAAAAGGGCATTGGGGCCCACCAAGTACAAACAGTTCTACAAGGCAATACAGACATATAAAAGGACAGATAATTACGACAACATGGTTTCTGAAACTGTAGGGCTTTTCACAGAAAAACCAGAGGACTTTCAGTTACTAAGAA GGTTTTCCATGTTTGTTCGTCCTTACCACAAGCAACAGTTTATTCAGATGTCTAAAGAGTTGACAGGAACAGTGGAGGAGACTCGACAGGATCAACAGAAAGGAAAACCATCTTGCCAAGATGACAGCAGTGCACACCCTGGAACAAGCTGTGATCAGTCAG TTTCAAAGACAGGCGAAGCTGTCAAAGCACAAAGCAAGATCTCGTCGTTCTTTTTGAAAGGTGACAACACTAAATGA
- the rtel1 gene encoding regulator of telomere elongation helicase 1 isoform X1: MPTIELNGITVDFPFTPYPCQEDYMSKVITCLQNRVNGVLESPTGTGKTLCLLCSTLAWRDHFKDTISARKISEKMGGAELFPDRPMSSWGNSATDGETSAYYTDIPKIIYASRTHSQLTQVINELKNTSYRPKMCVLGSREQLCINPEVMKQTSNHVKIHSCRAKVTSRSCVYYNNVEDKSTEKELVNTILDVEDLVKNGNKHRVCPYYLSRSLKQQADVIFMPYNYLLDPKSRRAHNIELKGAVVIFDEAHNVEKTCEESASFDLTPYDIATAIEAVNRVLSEQARKVGQSDEEFHMEAAVSGLKMDVVDIAKIKMILLDLEAAIDSIDLPANGKGVTKPGSFIFELFKKAQLTFETKSSVLEAVEMITGFLAGSDGIFINTLGLQKLSDIIQIVFSSDPPDGNIALALEQNIGKHYKVHIQPDNSNQKKKQNTDIWSASATKKQGKVLSYWCFSPGFSMNELVRQGVRSIILTSGTLSPLSSFTSEMQIEFPVTLENPHVIDKHQIFVGIVPKGPDGIQLSSAFDKRFTPDYMASLGKTVTNVGRVVPHGLLVFFSSYPVMDKTIEYWKDNGHSSRIEDIKPMFVEPRNKGAFTEVMDGYYAKVSDPKTNGASFFAVCRGKASEGLDFSDTNGRAVIITGLPFPPRMDPKVILKMQFLDEMRRKATGGVKFLSGQEWYRQQASRAVNQAIGRVIRHRQDFGAIFLCDHRFMNTDARAQLPSWVRPFVKVYDNFGHIIRDVSQFFRVAQKIMPPLKSKFSANCGAVCSAEDASSGCSSSGGSFSSGGNSFVRKAKMLDSHVPSLKKRRLDGGLHSDGDGMASLCIEYETDMDSVRRKPVGLLDALEHNDKKPGQETEKLVGEEKAGRLSTLSLQHDKRMEDEQRGSRKKIKLVHDWKKNEVPASEQTKAEKAKLFMAAVRKSLSQANSDHFTQAMQKYKKTDDFEAMLADLASLFTGDPNKHCLLRDFYQFVRPHHKKQFDEACCELTGEGCGYKPEHSLSKEEKEKLMQTAEKKTKTEIPTASANTFISAASSSSQLNTSQQLNKGGSHLNTEKLTRVESHLPVQLVSKEKNMSAPQKLYLEVYLEDVKRALGPTKYKQFYKAIQTYKRTDNYDNMVSETVGLFTEKPEDFQLLRRFSMFVRPYHKQQFIQMSKELTGTVEETRQDQQKGKPSCQDDSSAHPGTSCDQSVVSKTGEAVKAQSKISSFFLKGDNTK, from the exons ATGCCGACCATCGAGCTCAATGGCATCACCGTGGACTTTCCGTTTACACCATATCCATGCCAAGAAGATTATATGTCCAAGGTGATTACGTGTCTACAGAAT AGAGTAAATGGGGTGCTTGAGAGCCCCACGGGCACGGGGAAGACCCTGTGTCTGCTGTGTTCCACGCTGGCCTGGAGAGATCATTTTAAAGACACCATTTCTGCAAGGAAGATATCCGAGAAGATGGGCGGGGCGGAGCTTTTTCCTGACAGACCGATGTCCTCTTGGGGCAACTCTGCCACAGACGGAGAAACGTCAG cGTATTACACAGATATCCCGAAGATAATCTATGCCTCCAGGACACATTCACAGCTTACGCAGGTCATTAATGAGCTAAAGAACACCTCTTACAG GCCTAAAATGTGTGTGCTGGGATCAAGAGAGCAGCTCTGTATCAACCCTGAGGTGATGAAACAGACGAGTAATCACGTGAAG ATCCACTCGTGCAGAGCGAAGGTGACGTCTCGCTCCTGTGTATACTATAACAATGTTGAAG acaaAAGCACAGAGAAAGAACTTGTGAACACAATTTTGGATGTGGAAGATTTAGTGAAAAATGGCAACAAGCACAG AGTTTGCCCATACTATTTGTCTCGGTCACTGAAGCAGCAAGCAGACGTTATCTTTATGCCCTATAACTATCTGCTAGATCCAAag AGTCGAAGAGCGCACAACATTGAGCTGAAGGGAGCTGTGGTCATTTTTGATGAAGCCCACAATGTG GAGAAGACGTGCGAGGAGTCTGCCTCGTTCGACCTGACTCCTTATGACATCGCAACAGCAATCGAAGCTGTGAACCGAGTGCTTTCAGAACAGGCCAGGAAGGTCGGGCAGAGTGATGAAGAGTTTCACATGGAAGCGGCTGTCTCAG GACTGAAAATGGATGTCGTTGATATAGCTAAAATCAAAA TGATTCTTCTGGATCTTGAAGCTGCCATTGACTCAATTGATCTACCTGCAAATGGCAAAGGAGTAACTAAACCAGGAAG cttTATATTTGAGCTTTTTAAAAAGGCGCAGCTGACATTTGAAACAAAATCTAGTGTCCTGGAAGCTGTGGAGATGATAACTGGGTTTCTGGCAGGAA gcgatggcatttttataaacacattggGATTACAAAAGCTCTCGGATATTATTCAG ATTGTTTTCAGCAGTGATCCACCAGATGGCAATATTGCTCTTGCCCTGGAGCAGAACATTGGAAAGCATTATAAG GTACATATCCAACCAGATAACAGCAAtcagaaaaagaaacagaatacTGATATATGGTCAGCATCTGCAACAAAAAAGCAAG ggAAAGTATTGAGTTACTGGTGCTTCTCCCCTGGATTTAGCATGAATGAGCTGGTACGCCAAGGAGTACGATCCATCATCCTGACAAGCGGAACCCTCTCCCCACTCTCCTCTTTCACATCCGAAATGCAGAT TGAGTTTCCTGTTACCCTGGAAAACCCCCATGTGATTGATAAACATCAGATCTTTGTAGGAATTGTCCCTAAAGGGCCAGATGGGATCCAGCTGAGTTCAGCGTTTGACAAAAG GTTTACACCTGATTACATGGCATCTCTGGGAAAGACTGTCA CTAATGTTGGACGTGTGGTACCGCATGGGTTATTGGTTTTCTTTTCTTCCTACCCTGTCATGGATAAAACTATTGAGTACTGGAAG GATAATGGGCACAGTAGCCGAATAGAAGACATAAAGCCCATGTTTGTGGAACCAAGAAATAAAGGAGCCTTCACAGAG GTTATGGACGGTTATTATGCAAAGGTCAGTGATCCAAAAACAAATGGAGCAAGCTTCTTTGCAGTGTGCAGAGGAAAG GCTAGTGAAGGGCTGGATTTCTCAGACACAAATGGCAGGGCGGTCATCATCACAGGTCTACCGTTTCCCCCTAGAATGGACCCCAAAGTTATTTTAAAGATGCAGTTTCTGGATGAAATGCGAAGGAAAGCAACTGGTGGAGTAAAG TTTTTATCAGGGCAGGAATGGTACAGACAACAGGCCTCTCGAGCTGTGAATCAGGCCATAGGCAGAGTCATCAGGCATCGACAGGATTTTGGAGCAATATTTCTCTGTGATCACAG gtttatgAATACCGATGCTAGAGCACAGCTGCCATCGTGGGTCCGTCCCTTTGTAAAAGTGTATGACAACTTTGGGCACATAATCCGTGATGTGTCCCAATTTTTCAGAGTTGCTCAGAAAATC ATGCCACCCCTCAAGAGCAAGTTTTCAGCCAACTGTGGTGCAGTTTGTTCAGCTGAAGATGCATCCAGTGGCTGCTCGTCGTCTGGTGGCTCATTCTCATCTGGTGGGAATTCTTTTGTGAGGAAAGCCAAGATGTTGGATTCCCACGTGCCAAGTCTTAAAAAAAGACGGCTAG ATGGTGGTTTGCACTCCGACGGGGATGGCATGGCAAGTCTTTGTATCGAGTATGAAACTGATATGGATTCGGTGCGAAGGAAGCCAGTGGGTCTGCTGGATGCTCTGGAGCACAATGATAAAAAGCCAGGGCAAGAGACGGAAAAACTTGTAGGGGAAGAAAag GCTGGGCGTCTGTCAACATTGTCTCTGCAACATGACAAGCGCATGGAGGATGAGCAGCGGGGAAGCAGAAAGAAAATTAAACTGGTCCATGATTGG aagaagaatGAAGTGCCAGCCTCTGAGCAGACCAAAGCTGAAAAGGCCAAGCTTTTCATGGCTGCAGTAAGGAAGTCGCTGAGTCAGGCGAATTCTGATCACTTCACACAGGCAATGCAGAAATACAAGAAAACTGATGACTTTGAAGCCATGCTGGCTGACCTGGCCTCTCTCTTCACTGGGGATCCAAATAAGCATTGCTTATTAAGAG ATTTTTATCAGTTTGTTCGTCCGCATCACAAAAAGCAGTTTGATGAGGCCTGTTGTGAACTGACTGGGGAGGGATGTGGCTATAAACCTGAACACTCTTTGTCCAAGGAGGAGAAAGAGAAATTAATGCAAACAGCAG aaaaaaagacaaagacaGAGATACCTACTGCCTCTGCGAATACATTCATTTCTGCAGCGAGTTCATCCTCGCAGTTAAACACAAGTCAGCAACTAAACAAGGGGGGCTCCCACCTCAACACTGAAAAGTTAACCAGAG TGGAATCCCACTTGCCAGTTCAGTTGGTTTCCAAGGAGAAGAATATGTCTGCACCACAGAAGCTATATCTTGAAGTGTACCTTGAGGATGTGAAAAGGGCATTGGGGCCCACCAAGTACAAACAGTTCTACAAGGCAATACAGACATATAAAAGGACAGATAATTACGACAACATGGTTTCTGAAACTGTAGGGCTTTTCACAGAAAAACCAGAGGACTTTCAGTTACTAAGAA GGTTTTCCATGTTTGTTCGTCCTTACCACAAGCAACAGTTTATTCAGATGTCTAAAGAGTTGACAGGAACAGTGGAGGAGACTCGACAGGATCAACAGAAAGGAAAACCATCTTGCCAAGATGACAGCAGTGCACACCCTGGAACAAGCTGTGATCAGTCAG TAGTTTCAAAGACAGGCGAAGCTGTCAAAGCACAAAGCAAGATCTCGTCGTTCTTTTTGAAAGGTGACAACACTAAATGA